A window of Scophthalmus maximus strain ysfricsl-2021 chromosome 10, ASM2237912v1, whole genome shotgun sequence contains these coding sequences:
- the rrbp1a gene encoding ribosome-binding protein 1a isoform X2 has translation MDIYDPQTLGIMVFGGFMVISAVGIALVSTFSMKETSYEEALAKQRRELGKTQSGRSDKKKKDKVSEKKSRGKKKEEKPNGKIPEYEQTEDATDSDVVIEPATAPVVAVAPAPEPVLAVEVKQAAAPTPADNQPKTDAEPNPVAEPSPAPSPKEKKKKKLAKVEPASSQPAVPVSAPATVKSSAVPSSTQAPVSAPAKAAAPPSTLAPTKAVTASTKSAPVKSAPAPVKSAPAPVKSAPAPVKSAPAPAKSAPAPAKSAPAPAKSAPAPAKSSPPASSKSASAPAPTKAAAAPAKSTPAPSKTAPVLEAVTKDVPVMAVPPVGSQQAPAVAAKAQEPKKKSSKKKSEPVAVVDSADAPLYLPYKALVSTISSMVFSEREAHRLIEILSEKAGIIQDTWHMATQKGDPVAVLKRQVEEREKQLAAEQEDASAAKNRLRELTKELSAEKSKVASVETRLSSQLSKREQEMIALQARMQASYQDHVAQTQRLNTKILSLQDQLEKGPNAQLARLQQENSILRDALNQATSQAESKQNADLAKLRQECAKLTKELGEKMESLLADEHIRKGLEAKVSAAEKQLSLLQANHVESEQGLQRRLDEVCEELRTTQSTNGSLQATLGKAQQDSSSLSELQVRTEKLEADVRERSAQVDALTAQLEETQAERSQLVQQVATINSLLEASQNKKEEEENVAELEQLKLSLQEKDGQLAALHGELKELQIKKEASDNTIVELEQRNKTEDASHNESLQEELKNLKEEIVQLKNTPQSDGTAELVQLQNSLTEKDALVTSLQEQLREVREKMTTDENIMAQLTALQSETKESLQTLFPQILLETDQSNWLQVFTQKAHEALTQQSQKSESSTELPELLEKLKEAEEGHVSLQAECEQYRTVLAETEGMLKHLQKSVEEEELVWKAKMADSEEQLRVVLESVSKLEAENQTVEQLKEQMMLLEAQLEKQSDSQETSEEMEQLMLQLSQSQSQLDLAQKESQAHMEELAQVREQLAEITMRAQSEQNGPAEAQPSQVQNELSQTTEKLNGEASQRQQLSEEFEQAQSTITEFQAQLDLLKVTAESPQTDTEDVAQLKERLEKEKKLSKDLGQAATKLQQLLKATQEQLTKERDTVRTLQEHMEGKGDYVELKEGTSV, from the exons ATGGATATCTACGACCCCCAGACCCTTGGGATAATGGTGTTTGGTGGATTCATGGTAATCTCGGCTGTCGGGATTGCTCTCGTCTCCACCTTCTCCATGAAGGAGACCTCTTATGAGGAGGCCCTGGCTAAACAACGCAGAGAGTTGGGTAAGACACAGTCTGGTCGTTctgataagaagaagaaggacaaagTATCTGAGAAGAAGAGCCgtggaaagaagaaagaagagaaacccAATGGAAAGATTCCAGAGTATGAACAAACTGAAGATGCCACTGATTCTGATGTAGTCATTGAGCCTGCCACGGCCCCGGTTGTAGCTGTTGCTCCTGCTCCCGAGCCTGTTCTTGCCGTTGAGGTTAAGCAAGCCGCAGCCCCTACACCCGCCGACAACCAGCCCAAAACTGATGCTGAACCAAACCCTGTTGCTGAGCCCTCACCTGCACCCTCAcctaaagagaaaaagaagaagaagctggcTAAGGTTGAGCCAGCCTCATCCCAACCTGCTGTACCTGTGTCTGCCCCTGCAACAGTCAAGTCCTCTGCTGTCCCTTCATCTACCCAGGCCCCTGTGTCTGCTCCAGCTAAAGCAGCTGCCCCTCCCTCTACACTTGCCCCCACCAAGGCTGTCACTGCATCAACTAAGTCTGCACCAGTTAAGTCTGCCCCAGCACCAGTTAAGTCTGCCCCAGCACCAGTTAAGTCTGCCCCAGCACCAGTTAAGTCTGCCCCAGCACCAGCCAAGTCTGCCCCAGCACCAGCCAAGTCTGCCCCTGCACCAGCCAAGTCTGCCCCTGCACCAGCCAAGTCTTCTCCCCCTGCATCATCTAAGTCTGCCTCTGCCCCTGCACCAACAAAGGCTGCAGCAGCCCCAGCCAAGTCTACACCAGCTCCATCCAAGACTGCCCCGGTGCTGGAGGCTGTCACTAAAGACGTCCCCGTGATGGCAGTGCCCCCAGTGGGATCACAGCAGGCCCCTGCTGTTGCAGCAAAGGCACAGGAGCCCAAGAAGAAGTCCTCTAAGAAAAAGAGTGAGCCTG tTGCAGTGGTGGATTCTGCTGATGCTCCGCTGTACCTGCCCTACAAGGCACTGGTGTCCACCATTAGTAGCATGGTGTTCAGTGAGAGGGAGGCGCATAGGCTCATCGAGATCCTGTCTGAGAAAGCTGGCATCATTCAGGACACCTGGCACATG gccACTCAGAAAGGAGACCCAGTGGCCGTGCTGAAGAGACAAGTGGAGGAGCGTGAGAAACAGCTGGCAGCAGAACAAGAGGATGCCTCTGCAGCAAAGAACCGTCTGAGAGAACTCACCAAG GAGCTGTCTGCTGAGAAGTCCAAGGTGGCCAGCGTTGAGACGAGGCTGAGTTCTCAGCTGAGTAAGCGGGAGCAAGAAATGATTGCGCTGCAAGCTCGCATGCAAGCCAGTTACCAGGACCATGTAGCCCAAACTCAGAGGCTCAATACAAAG ATCCTCAGCCTGCAAGACCAGTTGGAAAAAGGACCTAATGCCCAACTTGCCCGTCTACAGCAGGAGAACTCCATTCTCCGTGATGCACTCAACCAAGCCACTAGTCAGGCTGAGAGCAA ACAAAATGCAGATCTGGCCAAGCTGCGTCAGGAATGTGCAAAGTTGACCAAGGAGCTTGGAGAGAAGATGGAAAGTCTGCTTGCTGATGAGCACATCAGGAAAGGGCTGGAGGCCAAGGTCTCGGCTGCTGAGAAGCAACTCTCCCTGCTGCAG gccaACCATGTGGAGAGTGAGCAGGGGTTACAGAGGAGGTTGGACGAGGTGTGCGAAGagctcagaacaacacaaaGTACAAACGGCAGCTTGCAGGCCACCTTGGGAAAGGCCCAGCAGGACAGCAGCTCACTCTCAG AATTGCAAGTGCGCACAGAGAAATTGGAGGCTGATGTCAGGGAGCGCTCTGCTCAGGTAGATGCCCTCACTGCTCAGCTAGaggagacacaggcagagagaagcCAGCTTGTACAGCAGGTGGCCACCATCAACTCACTGCTGGAGGCCAGTCAGaacaaaaaggaggaggaggagaatgttGCAGAACTGGAACAGCTTAAGCTCAG CCTTCAGGAGAAAGACGGCCAGTTGGCCGCGCTTCACGGGGAACTTAAGGAACTGCAGATAAAGAAGGAAGCTTCT GATAACACTATAGTTGAGCTTGAGCAAAGAAATAAGAC TGAGGATGCCAGTCATAATGAGTCACTTCAGGAGGAACTCAAAAATCTCAAAGAAGAGATTGTGCAACTCAAGAACACACCC CAGTCAGATGGAACTGCAGAGCTTGTTCAGCTACAGAACAG TCTGACTGAGAAGGACGCCCTTGTCACATCACTACAAGAGCAactgagagaagtgagagaaaagaTGACCACTGATGAA AACATCATGGCACAACTGACAGCTTTACaaagtgaaaccaaagaaaGTCTGCAGACACTCTTCCCACAGATTCTCTTAGAGACGGACCAG TCCAACTGGTTACAAGTATTTACACAGAAAGCTCATGAGGCTCTCACCCAGCAGAGCCAGAAGTCAGAGTCAAGCACAGAATTGCCA gagTTGCTTGAGAAActgaaggaggcagaggagggccATGTGTCCCTGCAGGCTGAATGTGAACAGTACAGGACGGTCCTGGCTGAAACT GAAGGAATGTTGAAACATCTGCAGAAGagtgtggaagaggaagagctggTATGGAAGGCCAAGATGGCTGACTCAGAGGAACAGCTGAGGGTG GTTTTGGAGAGTGTCAGCAAGCTGGAGGCTGAAAACCAAACCGTAGAACAG TTGAAGGAGCAGATGATGCTTCTGGAAGCCCAGCTGGAGAAGCAGTCAGATAGCCAGGAAACCtcagaggagatggagcag ctgatgctgcagctgtcGCAAAGCCAGAGCCAGCTGGATTTGGCCCAGAAGGAATCCCAGGCACACATGGAGGAGCTTGCACAG GTCAGAGAGCAACTGGCCGAGATCACGATGCGGGCTCAGAGTGAACAGAATGGCCCAGCTGAGGCCCAACCCAGTCAG GTCCAGAATGAGTTGAGTCAGACAACTGAGAAGCTGAATGGGGAGGCGTCTCAGAGGCAGCAGCTCTCGGAAGAGTTTGAGCAG GCCCAGAGCACTATCACAGAATTTCAGGCTCAACTGGATCTTCTAAAAGTTACTGCAGAGTCCCCGcaaactgacacagaggatGTTGCTCAGCTCAAG GAGCgcctggagaaggagaaaaagctTTCCAAAGACCTGGGCCAGGCAGCCACcaagctccagcagctcctcaaaGCCACACAGGAGCAGCTGACCAAAGAGAGAGATACTGTGAGAACACTACAGGAGCACATGGAGGGCAAG gggGATTATGTTGAGCTGAAGGAAGGAACGTCCGTCTGA
- the rrbp1a gene encoding ribosome-binding protein 1a isoform X3 — MDIYDPQTLGIMVFGGFMVISAVGIALVSTFSMKETSYEEALAKQRRELGKTQSGRSDKKKKDKVSEKKSRGKKKEEKPNGKIPEYEQTEDATDSDVVIEPATAPVVAVAPAPEPVLAVEVKQAAAPTPADNQPKTDAEPNPVAEPSPAPSPKEKKKKKLAKVEPASSQPAVPVSAPATVKSSAVPSSTQAPVSAPAKAAAPPSTLAPTKAVTASTKSAPVKSAPAPVKSAPAPVKSAPAPVKSAPAPAKSAPAPAKSAPAPAKSAPAPAKSSPPASSKSASAPAPTKAAAAPAKSTPAPSKTAPVLEAVTKDVPVMAVPPVGSQQAPAVAAKAQEPKKKSSKKKSEPVAVVDSADAPLYLPYKALVSTISSMVFSEREAHRLIEILSEKAGIIQDTWHMATQKGDPVAVLKRQVEEREKQLAAEQEDASAAKNRLRELTKELSAEKSKVASVETRLSSQLSKREQEMIALQARMQASYQDHVAQTQRLNTKILSLQDQLEKGPNAQLARLQQENSILRDALNQATSQAESKQNADLAKLRQECAKLTKELGEKMESLLADEHIRKGLEAKVSAAEKQLSLLQANHVESEQGLQRRLDEVCEELRTTQSTNGSLQATLGKAQQDSSSLSELQVRTEKLEADVRERSAQVDALTAQLEETQAERSQLVQQVATINSLLEASQNKKEEEENVAELEQLKLSLQEKDGQLAALHGELKELQIKKEASDNTIVELEQRNKTEDASHNESLQEELKNLKEEIVQLKNTPSDGTAELVQLQNSLTEKDALVTSLQEQLREVREKMTTDEQNIMAQLTALQSETKESLQTLFPQILLETDQSNWLQVFTQKAHEALTQQSQKSESSTELPELLEKLKEAEEGHVSLQAECEQYRTVLAETEGMLKHLQKSVEEEELVWKAKMADSEEQLRVVLESVSKLEAENQTVEQLKEQMMLLEAQLEKQSDSQETSEEMEQLMLQLSQSQSQLDLAQKESQAHMEELAQVREQLAEITMRAQSEQNGPAEAQPSQVQNELSQTTEKLNGEASQRQQLSEEFEQAQSTITEFQAQLDLLKVTAESPQTDTEDVAQLKERLEKEKKLSKDLGQAATKLQQLLKATQEQLTKERDTVRTLQEHMEGKGDYVELKEGTSV, encoded by the exons ATGGATATCTACGACCCCCAGACCCTTGGGATAATGGTGTTTGGTGGATTCATGGTAATCTCGGCTGTCGGGATTGCTCTCGTCTCCACCTTCTCCATGAAGGAGACCTCTTATGAGGAGGCCCTGGCTAAACAACGCAGAGAGTTGGGTAAGACACAGTCTGGTCGTTctgataagaagaagaaggacaaagTATCTGAGAAGAAGAGCCgtggaaagaagaaagaagagaaacccAATGGAAAGATTCCAGAGTATGAACAAACTGAAGATGCCACTGATTCTGATGTAGTCATTGAGCCTGCCACGGCCCCGGTTGTAGCTGTTGCTCCTGCTCCCGAGCCTGTTCTTGCCGTTGAGGTTAAGCAAGCCGCAGCCCCTACACCCGCCGACAACCAGCCCAAAACTGATGCTGAACCAAACCCTGTTGCTGAGCCCTCACCTGCACCCTCAcctaaagagaaaaagaagaagaagctggcTAAGGTTGAGCCAGCCTCATCCCAACCTGCTGTACCTGTGTCTGCCCCTGCAACAGTCAAGTCCTCTGCTGTCCCTTCATCTACCCAGGCCCCTGTGTCTGCTCCAGCTAAAGCAGCTGCCCCTCCCTCTACACTTGCCCCCACCAAGGCTGTCACTGCATCAACTAAGTCTGCACCAGTTAAGTCTGCCCCAGCACCAGTTAAGTCTGCCCCAGCACCAGTTAAGTCTGCCCCAGCACCAGTTAAGTCTGCCCCAGCACCAGCCAAGTCTGCCCCAGCACCAGCCAAGTCTGCCCCTGCACCAGCCAAGTCTGCCCCTGCACCAGCCAAGTCTTCTCCCCCTGCATCATCTAAGTCTGCCTCTGCCCCTGCACCAACAAAGGCTGCAGCAGCCCCAGCCAAGTCTACACCAGCTCCATCCAAGACTGCCCCGGTGCTGGAGGCTGTCACTAAAGACGTCCCCGTGATGGCAGTGCCCCCAGTGGGATCACAGCAGGCCCCTGCTGTTGCAGCAAAGGCACAGGAGCCCAAGAAGAAGTCCTCTAAGAAAAAGAGTGAGCCTG tTGCAGTGGTGGATTCTGCTGATGCTCCGCTGTACCTGCCCTACAAGGCACTGGTGTCCACCATTAGTAGCATGGTGTTCAGTGAGAGGGAGGCGCATAGGCTCATCGAGATCCTGTCTGAGAAAGCTGGCATCATTCAGGACACCTGGCACATG gccACTCAGAAAGGAGACCCAGTGGCCGTGCTGAAGAGACAAGTGGAGGAGCGTGAGAAACAGCTGGCAGCAGAACAAGAGGATGCCTCTGCAGCAAAGAACCGTCTGAGAGAACTCACCAAG GAGCTGTCTGCTGAGAAGTCCAAGGTGGCCAGCGTTGAGACGAGGCTGAGTTCTCAGCTGAGTAAGCGGGAGCAAGAAATGATTGCGCTGCAAGCTCGCATGCAAGCCAGTTACCAGGACCATGTAGCCCAAACTCAGAGGCTCAATACAAAG ATCCTCAGCCTGCAAGACCAGTTGGAAAAAGGACCTAATGCCCAACTTGCCCGTCTACAGCAGGAGAACTCCATTCTCCGTGATGCACTCAACCAAGCCACTAGTCAGGCTGAGAGCAA ACAAAATGCAGATCTGGCCAAGCTGCGTCAGGAATGTGCAAAGTTGACCAAGGAGCTTGGAGAGAAGATGGAAAGTCTGCTTGCTGATGAGCACATCAGGAAAGGGCTGGAGGCCAAGGTCTCGGCTGCTGAGAAGCAACTCTCCCTGCTGCAG gccaACCATGTGGAGAGTGAGCAGGGGTTACAGAGGAGGTTGGACGAGGTGTGCGAAGagctcagaacaacacaaaGTACAAACGGCAGCTTGCAGGCCACCTTGGGAAAGGCCCAGCAGGACAGCAGCTCACTCTCAG AATTGCAAGTGCGCACAGAGAAATTGGAGGCTGATGTCAGGGAGCGCTCTGCTCAGGTAGATGCCCTCACTGCTCAGCTAGaggagacacaggcagagagaagcCAGCTTGTACAGCAGGTGGCCACCATCAACTCACTGCTGGAGGCCAGTCAGaacaaaaaggaggaggaggagaatgttGCAGAACTGGAACAGCTTAAGCTCAG CCTTCAGGAGAAAGACGGCCAGTTGGCCGCGCTTCACGGGGAACTTAAGGAACTGCAGATAAAGAAGGAAGCTTCT GATAACACTATAGTTGAGCTTGAGCAAAGAAATAAGAC TGAGGATGCCAGTCATAATGAGTCACTTCAGGAGGAACTCAAAAATCTCAAAGAAGAGATTGTGCAACTCAAGAACACACCC TCAGATGGAACTGCAGAGCTTGTTCAGCTACAGAACAG TCTGACTGAGAAGGACGCCCTTGTCACATCACTACAAGAGCAactgagagaagtgagagaaaagaTGACCACTGATGAA CAGAACATCATGGCACAACTGACAGCTTTACaaagtgaaaccaaagaaaGTCTGCAGACACTCTTCCCACAGATTCTCTTAGAGACGGACCAG TCCAACTGGTTACAAGTATTTACACAGAAAGCTCATGAGGCTCTCACCCAGCAGAGCCAGAAGTCAGAGTCAAGCACAGAATTGCCA gagTTGCTTGAGAAActgaaggaggcagaggagggccATGTGTCCCTGCAGGCTGAATGTGAACAGTACAGGACGGTCCTGGCTGAAACT GAAGGAATGTTGAAACATCTGCAGAAGagtgtggaagaggaagagctggTATGGAAGGCCAAGATGGCTGACTCAGAGGAACAGCTGAGGGTG GTTTTGGAGAGTGTCAGCAAGCTGGAGGCTGAAAACCAAACCGTAGAACAG TTGAAGGAGCAGATGATGCTTCTGGAAGCCCAGCTGGAGAAGCAGTCAGATAGCCAGGAAACCtcagaggagatggagcag ctgatgctgcagctgtcGCAAAGCCAGAGCCAGCTGGATTTGGCCCAGAAGGAATCCCAGGCACACATGGAGGAGCTTGCACAG GTCAGAGAGCAACTGGCCGAGATCACGATGCGGGCTCAGAGTGAACAGAATGGCCCAGCTGAGGCCCAACCCAGTCAG GTCCAGAATGAGTTGAGTCAGACAACTGAGAAGCTGAATGGGGAGGCGTCTCAGAGGCAGCAGCTCTCGGAAGAGTTTGAGCAG GCCCAGAGCACTATCACAGAATTTCAGGCTCAACTGGATCTTCTAAAAGTTACTGCAGAGTCCCCGcaaactgacacagaggatGTTGCTCAGCTCAAG GAGCgcctggagaaggagaaaaagctTTCCAAAGACCTGGGCCAGGCAGCCACcaagctccagcagctcctcaaaGCCACACAGGAGCAGCTGACCAAAGAGAGAGATACTGTGAGAACACTACAGGAGCACATGGAGGGCAAG gggGATTATGTTGAGCTGAAGGAAGGAACGTCCGTCTGA
- the rrbp1a gene encoding ribosome-binding protein 1a isoform X6, whose translation MDIYDPQTLGIMVFGGFMVISAVGIALVSTFSMKETSYEEALAKQRRELGKTQSGRSDKKKKDKVSEKKSRGKKKEEKPNGKIPEYEQTEDATDSDVVIEPATAPVVAVAPAPEPVLAVEVKQAAAPTPADNQPKTDAEPNPVAEPSPAPSPKEKKKKKLAKVEPASSQPAVPVSAPATVKSSAVPSSTQAPVSAPAKAAAPPSTLAPTKAVTASTKSAPVKSAPAPVKSAPAPVKSAPAPVKSAPAPAKSAPAPAKSAPAPAKSAPAPAKSSPPASSKSASAPAPTKAAAAPAKSTPAPSKTAPVLEAVTKDVPVMAVPPVGSQQAPAVAAKAQEPKKKSSKKKSEPVAVVDSADAPLYLPYKALVSTISSMVFSEREAHRLIEILSEKAGIIQDTWHMATQKGDPVAVLKRQVEEREKQLAAEQEDASAAKNRLRELTKELSAEKSKVASVETRLSSQLSKREQEMIALQARMQASYQDHVAQTQRLNTKILSLQDQLEKGPNAQLARLQQENSILRDALNQATSQAESKQNADLAKLRQECAKLTKELGEKMESLLADEHIRKGLEAKVSAAEKQLSLLQANHVESEQGLQRRLDEVCEELRTTQSTNGSLQATLGKAQQDSSSLSELQVRTEKLEADVRERSAQVDALTAQLEETQAERSQLVQQVATINSLLEASQNKKEEEENVAELEQLKLSLQEKDGQLAALHGELKELQIKKEASDNTIVELEQRNKTEDASHNESLQEELKNLKEEIVQLKNTPQSDGTAELVQLQNSLTEKDALVTSLQEQLREVREKMTTDEQNIMAQLTALQSETKESLQTLFPQILLETDQSNWLQVFTQKAHEALTQQSQKSESSTELPELLEKLKEAEEGHVSLQAECEQYRTVLAETEGMLKHLQKSVEEEELVWKAKMADSEEQLRVVLESVSKLEAENQTVEQLKEQMMLLEAQLEKQSDSQETSEEMEQLMLQLSQSQSQLDLAQKESQAHMEELAQVQNELSQTTEKLNGEASQRQQLSEEFEQAQSTITEFQAQLDLLKVTAESPQTDTEDVAQLKERLEKEKKLSKDLGQAATKLQQLLKATQEQLTKERDTVRTLQEHMEGKGDYVELKEGTSV comes from the exons ATGGATATCTACGACCCCCAGACCCTTGGGATAATGGTGTTTGGTGGATTCATGGTAATCTCGGCTGTCGGGATTGCTCTCGTCTCCACCTTCTCCATGAAGGAGACCTCTTATGAGGAGGCCCTGGCTAAACAACGCAGAGAGTTGGGTAAGACACAGTCTGGTCGTTctgataagaagaagaaggacaaagTATCTGAGAAGAAGAGCCgtggaaagaagaaagaagagaaacccAATGGAAAGATTCCAGAGTATGAACAAACTGAAGATGCCACTGATTCTGATGTAGTCATTGAGCCTGCCACGGCCCCGGTTGTAGCTGTTGCTCCTGCTCCCGAGCCTGTTCTTGCCGTTGAGGTTAAGCAAGCCGCAGCCCCTACACCCGCCGACAACCAGCCCAAAACTGATGCTGAACCAAACCCTGTTGCTGAGCCCTCACCTGCACCCTCAcctaaagagaaaaagaagaagaagctggcTAAGGTTGAGCCAGCCTCATCCCAACCTGCTGTACCTGTGTCTGCCCCTGCAACAGTCAAGTCCTCTGCTGTCCCTTCATCTACCCAGGCCCCTGTGTCTGCTCCAGCTAAAGCAGCTGCCCCTCCCTCTACACTTGCCCCCACCAAGGCTGTCACTGCATCAACTAAGTCTGCACCAGTTAAGTCTGCCCCAGCACCAGTTAAGTCTGCCCCAGCACCAGTTAAGTCTGCCCCAGCACCAGTTAAGTCTGCCCCAGCACCAGCCAAGTCTGCCCCAGCACCAGCCAAGTCTGCCCCTGCACCAGCCAAGTCTGCCCCTGCACCAGCCAAGTCTTCTCCCCCTGCATCATCTAAGTCTGCCTCTGCCCCTGCACCAACAAAGGCTGCAGCAGCCCCAGCCAAGTCTACACCAGCTCCATCCAAGACTGCCCCGGTGCTGGAGGCTGTCACTAAAGACGTCCCCGTGATGGCAGTGCCCCCAGTGGGATCACAGCAGGCCCCTGCTGTTGCAGCAAAGGCACAGGAGCCCAAGAAGAAGTCCTCTAAGAAAAAGAGTGAGCCTG tTGCAGTGGTGGATTCTGCTGATGCTCCGCTGTACCTGCCCTACAAGGCACTGGTGTCCACCATTAGTAGCATGGTGTTCAGTGAGAGGGAGGCGCATAGGCTCATCGAGATCCTGTCTGAGAAAGCTGGCATCATTCAGGACACCTGGCACATG gccACTCAGAAAGGAGACCCAGTGGCCGTGCTGAAGAGACAAGTGGAGGAGCGTGAGAAACAGCTGGCAGCAGAACAAGAGGATGCCTCTGCAGCAAAGAACCGTCTGAGAGAACTCACCAAG GAGCTGTCTGCTGAGAAGTCCAAGGTGGCCAGCGTTGAGACGAGGCTGAGTTCTCAGCTGAGTAAGCGGGAGCAAGAAATGATTGCGCTGCAAGCTCGCATGCAAGCCAGTTACCAGGACCATGTAGCCCAAACTCAGAGGCTCAATACAAAG ATCCTCAGCCTGCAAGACCAGTTGGAAAAAGGACCTAATGCCCAACTTGCCCGTCTACAGCAGGAGAACTCCATTCTCCGTGATGCACTCAACCAAGCCACTAGTCAGGCTGAGAGCAA ACAAAATGCAGATCTGGCCAAGCTGCGTCAGGAATGTGCAAAGTTGACCAAGGAGCTTGGAGAGAAGATGGAAAGTCTGCTTGCTGATGAGCACATCAGGAAAGGGCTGGAGGCCAAGGTCTCGGCTGCTGAGAAGCAACTCTCCCTGCTGCAG gccaACCATGTGGAGAGTGAGCAGGGGTTACAGAGGAGGTTGGACGAGGTGTGCGAAGagctcagaacaacacaaaGTACAAACGGCAGCTTGCAGGCCACCTTGGGAAAGGCCCAGCAGGACAGCAGCTCACTCTCAG AATTGCAAGTGCGCACAGAGAAATTGGAGGCTGATGTCAGGGAGCGCTCTGCTCAGGTAGATGCCCTCACTGCTCAGCTAGaggagacacaggcagagagaagcCAGCTTGTACAGCAGGTGGCCACCATCAACTCACTGCTGGAGGCCAGTCAGaacaaaaaggaggaggaggagaatgttGCAGAACTGGAACAGCTTAAGCTCAG CCTTCAGGAGAAAGACGGCCAGTTGGCCGCGCTTCACGGGGAACTTAAGGAACTGCAGATAAAGAAGGAAGCTTCT GATAACACTATAGTTGAGCTTGAGCAAAGAAATAAGAC TGAGGATGCCAGTCATAATGAGTCACTTCAGGAGGAACTCAAAAATCTCAAAGAAGAGATTGTGCAACTCAAGAACACACCC CAGTCAGATGGAACTGCAGAGCTTGTTCAGCTACAGAACAG TCTGACTGAGAAGGACGCCCTTGTCACATCACTACAAGAGCAactgagagaagtgagagaaaagaTGACCACTGATGAA CAGAACATCATGGCACAACTGACAGCTTTACaaagtgaaaccaaagaaaGTCTGCAGACACTCTTCCCACAGATTCTCTTAGAGACGGACCAG TCCAACTGGTTACAAGTATTTACACAGAAAGCTCATGAGGCTCTCACCCAGCAGAGCCAGAAGTCAGAGTCAAGCACAGAATTGCCA gagTTGCTTGAGAAActgaaggaggcagaggagggccATGTGTCCCTGCAGGCTGAATGTGAACAGTACAGGACGGTCCTGGCTGAAACT GAAGGAATGTTGAAACATCTGCAGAAGagtgtggaagaggaagagctggTATGGAAGGCCAAGATGGCTGACTCAGAGGAACAGCTGAGGGTG GTTTTGGAGAGTGTCAGCAAGCTGGAGGCTGAAAACCAAACCGTAGAACAG TTGAAGGAGCAGATGATGCTTCTGGAAGCCCAGCTGGAGAAGCAGTCAGATAGCCAGGAAACCtcagaggagatggagcag ctgatgctgcagctgtcGCAAAGCCAGAGCCAGCTGGATTTGGCCCAGAAGGAATCCCAGGCACACATGGAGGAGCTTGCACAG GTCCAGAATGAGTTGAGTCAGACAACTGAGAAGCTGAATGGGGAGGCGTCTCAGAGGCAGCAGCTCTCGGAAGAGTTTGAGCAG GCCCAGAGCACTATCACAGAATTTCAGGCTCAACTGGATCTTCTAAAAGTTACTGCAGAGTCCCCGcaaactgacacagaggatGTTGCTCAGCTCAAG GAGCgcctggagaaggagaaaaagctTTCCAAAGACCTGGGCCAGGCAGCCACcaagctccagcagctcctcaaaGCCACACAGGAGCAGCTGACCAAAGAGAGAGATACTGTGAGAACACTACAGGAGCACATGGAGGGCAAG gggGATTATGTTGAGCTGAAGGAAGGAACGTCCGTCTGA